Proteins from a single region of Methanotorris igneus Kol 5:
- the pdxT gene encoding pyridoxal 5'-phosphate synthase glutaminase subunit PdxT, with product MIIGVLGIQGAIEEHEEAIKKAGYEAKRVRFVEDLKDIDALIIPGGESTTMGKLMVKYGFMDALKNSDLPILGTCAGMVLLSKGTGRKQPLLELMNVTIKRNAYGSQRESFEKDLEMKGVGKIHAVFIRAPVVDKILSDDVEVLAMDDDKIVGVREGKYVGLSFHPELSEDGYRVYKYFVEEVVKK from the coding sequence TTGATAATTGGTGTTTTAGGAATTCAAGGGGCTATTGAAGAACACGAAGAAGCGATAAAAAAAGCAGGTTATGAAGCAAAAAGAGTTAGATTTGTTGAAGATTTAAAAGACATAGATGCGTTAATTATTCCAGGTGGAGAGAGCACAACAATGGGTAAGTTAATGGTTAAATACGGGTTTATGGATGCATTAAAGAATTCTGATTTACCAATATTGGGAACCTGTGCAGGTATGGTTCTCTTATCGAAAGGAACTGGTAGAAAACAACCATTATTGGAGTTAATGAATGTAACTATAAAAAGAAATGCTTACGGAAGTCAGAGGGAAAGTTTTGAAAAAGACCTTGAGATGAAAGGTGTAGGGAAAATCCACGCTGTGTTTATAAGAGCTCCAGTTGTTGATAAAATATTGAGCGATGATGTTGAAGTTCTTGCAATGGATGATGATAAGATTGTGGGAGTTAGAGAAGGCAAATATGTAGGATTATCTTTCCACCCAGAACTTTCAGAGGATGGATATAGAGTTTATAAGTATTTTGTTG
- a CDS encoding secondary thiamine-phosphate synthase enzyme YjbQ, producing the protein MLFKYSIKTNSREEMIDITSYVEESVKKANVKEGVVVVFTPHTTSAITINENADPSVRRDIIAFLKDKIPRDYPFTHIEGNSDAHIKSSTFGCSLTVIITNGKLLLGTWQGIYFCEFDGPRHRNFYVKVIEG; encoded by the coding sequence ATGCTCTTCAAATATTCGATAAAAACAAATTCAAGAGAAGAGATGATTGATATAACAAGTTATGTTGAGGAAAGTGTTAAAAAAGCAAATGTAAAGGAAGGGGTGGTAGTAGTATTTACTCCCCACACAACATCAGCCATAACTATAAACGAGAATGCCGATCCTTCTGTGAGGAGGGATATAATAGCATTCCTAAAAGATAAAATCCCAAGGGATTATCCATTTACACACATAGAAGGGAACTCTGATGCTCATATAAAGAGTTCCACATTTGGATGTTCTTTGACGGTTATAATTACAAATGGGAAATTGCTCTTAGGAACATGGCAGGGCATTTATTTCTGTGAATTTGACGGTCCAAGACATAGGAATTTTTATGTCAAGGTCATAGAGGGTTAA